CGCCATTCGGCGGCAGCCCGACATCGCGGTCGGCAATGTCATCGGCTCCAATGTCTTCAACTCGCTTGGCATTGTTGGCGCGGCGTCGATGCTCGCACCGCTCAGCGCACCGGGCATCTCGTCGCTGGATCTCGCGGCCATGGTCATCGTGACCGTCGTGCTGCTGCCGCTGCTCGTCACGGGGCGCCGACTCCAGCGCGTGGAGGGCATTGCACTTCTTGCGATGTACGGCGTGTATCTCGCGCTGCGCTGGCCGGGGTGAGGGGCGGGGTTACTCTCGAGCGCCGGCGGCCTGCAACTCACCGCGCCCCTCCGCGCCCGAGCGGTCGACACGGATCCGCCCGAGGTACTGCTTGAGCCCCGAGTGGTGCGTGATGCCGCTCACGCGCTCGGGGTCGTAGAGGTAGATGGTCACCATGGTGCAGATGGGCACCTTGGGGAGTTCCTCCTCGACGAGGATCCGCTCCGCTTCGGAGAGGATGCCGAGGCGTCGCGCGGGATCGCGCTCCTCGGCCGCCTCGGCGAGCAGCGCATCGAAGCGATCGTTCGAAAAGCCGCGCACATTGTTGCCGTCGCCCGTGCGATTGAGATCGAGCCAGGTCAGGGGATCCCAGTAGTCGCCGTACCAGCCGCCGCGGGCGATCATGAAGTTGCCTTGCCGCAGCGCATCCTTGTAGAGCCGCGACTCCAATCCGCGCGGTTCAACCTGCACCCCGAGATGGCGCCGCCACATGTCTCGCAGCGCCAGCGAGAGATCGCGATAGCGCGGACTCGTCGAGGTGTAGAGCAGGTCCACCGTGGGGAAGCGTCGCCCCTCGGCATCCTGCACGAAGCCATCGCCGTTGCGATCAATCCATCCGGCTTCGGCGAGTTCGCGTCGCGCCCGCTCGGGATCGAAGCCGAGGCCCTCGGGTGAGTGGTATCCGTCAATCGACCCGCGCGGAACGAGCACATTCGAGACAGGCTCGTTCAACCGAGTCACCTGATCGACCAGCACCTGGCGATCCACGGTCAGGGCGAACGCGCGGCGCACACGAGCATCGGCGAAGGGATTCGTGCGTCCGCTCGCGAGCGACGGTCGGCAATTGAAGCTGAAGAAGTCGGTGCCGAACGATGGCACCACATGGACATCGCGCCGCCCGGCAGCCACCATCTCCGCGCGATACTCAACGAGCAGCTCCGGCAGCCAATCCGCCGCGCCGCTCTTGAACGCCAGCACCGCCGTGGTCGCACTCTCGATTGGAATCGCATCGATGCTCTCGGAAATCGCCTGCGATGGGTCGCGGAAGTGGGGATTCCGCTCCAAGCGCAGGTTCCGCTTGTAGCGCCACTCGACCAGGATGTACGGCCCATTGCTCACCAACTGGCCCGCCTTGGTCCAGCCGGGCTCCTGCACCAGCGCGCCCCGCTCCGGATCAATGCGAGTGAAGCGCTCGACCGTCGGCGGATGCACCGGCCCGAGAGATGGAAATGCACACAGGTCGAGCCAGTAGTGCGTGGGGCGGGCCAG
This is a stretch of genomic DNA from Phycisphaeraceae bacterium. It encodes these proteins:
- a CDS encoding peptide ABC transporter substrate-binding protein: MRLLLPVILLVAALIGVVALDRPKPRAEFVFVNSVDAFTLDPQRMTFQHDIRFARALYEMLVAIDPQGKLVPAAAERWEVSDDALTWTFHLHPEGRWSNGDPVRAGDFLYAWRRLLLPDTAADYTGFLFVIDGAEAFFNWRSEQLAEWNRRRNAGEQVESADALWQRALDHFAETVGIFAPDDRTLVVRLARPTHYWLDLCAFPSLGPVHPPTVERFTRIDPERGALVQEPGWTKAGQLVSNGPYILVEWRYKRNLRLERNPHFRDPSQAISESIDAIPIESATTAVLAFKSGAADWLPELLVEYRAEMVAAGRRDVHVVPSFGTDFFSFNCRPSLASGRTNPFADARVRRAFALTVDRQVLVDQVTRLNEPVSNVLVPRGSIDGYHSPEGLGFDPERARRELAEAGWIDRNGDGFVQDAEGRRFPTVDLLYTSTSPRYRDLSLALRDMWRRHLGVQVEPRGLESRLYKDALRQGNFMIARGGWYGDYWDPLTWLDLNRTGDGNNVRGFSNDRFDALLAEAAEERDPARRLGILSEAERILVEEELPKVPICTMVTIYLYDPERVSGITHHSGLKQYLGRIRVDRSGAEGRGELQAAGARE